The following proteins are co-located in the Acidicapsa acidisoli genome:
- a CDS encoding heavy metal response regulator transcription factor, producing MKILVIEDEVKTAKFLKRGLSEAGYVIDVAADGLEGLHLAQEVDFDLVILDVMLPVLDGWQVLARLRETEQKALVLMLTARDAVHERVRGFELGADDYLVKPFAFSELLARVRSLLRRSTPRPQDAIRMADLEIDLLRHRATRAGQKLELTSKEFTLLTLLARRAGEVLSRTLIAESVWDMNFDSDTNVVDVNVRRLRSKVDDPFPVKLIHTVRGAGYVFEAEP from the coding sequence ATGAAGATCCTGGTTATCGAAGACGAAGTCAAAACGGCCAAGTTCCTCAAGAGAGGACTCAGCGAAGCCGGTTACGTCATCGACGTAGCAGCCGACGGTCTGGAAGGCCTGCACCTGGCTCAGGAAGTCGATTTCGACCTCGTCATTCTCGACGTGATGCTTCCGGTGCTGGACGGGTGGCAGGTGCTTGCGCGCCTGCGCGAAACCGAGCAGAAGGCGCTGGTTCTGATGCTTACGGCGCGCGATGCCGTGCACGAACGCGTGCGTGGGTTCGAGTTGGGAGCCGACGACTACCTTGTAAAGCCGTTCGCATTCTCCGAGCTCCTGGCGCGGGTACGGTCGTTGCTGCGCCGGTCCACGCCGCGTCCGCAGGACGCAATCCGCATGGCCGACCTTGAGATCGACCTGCTGCGCCATCGCGCTACGCGGGCCGGCCAGAAGCTTGAGCTCACTTCCAAGGAATTTACGCTCCTGACGCTGCTGGCACGTCGTGCCGGCGAGGTCTTGTCGCGCACGCTGATCGCGGAGTCGGTCTGGGATATGAACTTCGACAGTGATACGAACGTCGTCGATGTCAATGTGCGCAGGTTGCGTAGCAAGGTGGACGATCCCTTTCCCGTAAAGCTGATTCACACGGTGCGGGGCGCCGGCTATGTCTTCGAAGCCGAGCCGTAG